One region of Streptomyces capillispiralis genomic DNA includes:
- a CDS encoding C40 family peptidase — protein sequence MAGKAKKKARPVVSGLVVLALVATSGYLTLELRKQEAPGIAEVRNVGVLDGAEGSGGATAEARGEERWSRLENPARSVLRDGDGRIQAVLTDGSRTATLTGPARTFEEPTSTSSKVSTTDWVRLMPEPWKKGAEKEKWFEEWYAEYRGSKEDDLFAFAFQYVAGAPQKKDEQGTVYAGDADFGPLNTAGAEGGDLRLEQSDFYDYLGVQYPFRDGAVGTPEAMRAKALDCSGFIRMVLGYRARYPLMSADTGSGDGLPRTANGMARSDEGVDVLPLAGVSPEDRPSAIDQLQPGDLVFFKLDTRTKERLDHVGMVLGYDTEGHLIFVSSREEVNGPTIGDIGGVSRLDGNGYYAKTLRSAKRL from the coding sequence GTGGCAGGGAAAGCGAAGAAGAAGGCGCGACCGGTCGTCTCGGGCCTCGTGGTGCTGGCGCTCGTCGCGACCTCCGGCTACCTCACCCTGGAACTGCGCAAGCAGGAGGCGCCGGGCATCGCCGAGGTCAGGAACGTCGGCGTCCTGGACGGGGCCGAGGGCTCCGGCGGCGCGACCGCCGAGGCCCGGGGCGAGGAGCGCTGGTCCCGGCTGGAGAACCCCGCCCGGTCCGTGCTGCGCGACGGGGACGGCCGGATCCAGGCCGTCCTCACCGACGGGTCGCGCACCGCCACCCTGACCGGACCGGCGCGCACCTTCGAGGAGCCGACCTCGACCTCCTCCAAGGTCTCCACCACCGACTGGGTCCGCCTCATGCCCGAGCCCTGGAAGAAGGGCGCCGAGAAGGAGAAGTGGTTCGAGGAGTGGTACGCCGAGTACCGGGGCAGCAAGGAGGACGACCTGTTCGCCTTCGCCTTCCAGTACGTCGCGGGCGCCCCGCAGAAGAAGGACGAGCAGGGCACCGTCTACGCCGGTGACGCCGACTTCGGGCCGCTGAACACCGCCGGCGCCGAGGGCGGCGACCTGCGCCTGGAGCAGTCCGACTTCTACGACTACCTCGGCGTCCAGTACCCGTTCCGGGACGGCGCGGTCGGCACCCCGGAGGCCATGCGCGCCAAGGCGCTGGACTGCTCCGGCTTCATCCGCATGGTGCTCGGCTACCGCGCCCGCTACCCGCTGATGTCCGCCGACACCGGCTCCGGCGACGGCCTCCCGCGCACCGCCAACGGCATGGCCCGCTCCGACGAGGGCGTCGACGTGCTCCCGCTGGCCGGGGTGTCACCGGAGGACCGGCCGTCCGCCATCGACCAGCTCCAGCCCGGCGACCTCGTCTTCTTCAAGCTCGACACGCGCACCAAGGAGCGGCTGGACCACGTCGGCATGGTGCTCGGCTACGACACCGAGGGCCACCTGATCTTCGTGTCCAGCCGTGAGGAGGTCAACGGACCCACCATCGGCGACATCGGCGGCGTCTCCCGCCTGGACGGCAACGGCTACTACGCCAAGACGCTGCGCAGCGCCAAGCGCCTGTGA
- the glmM gene encoding phosphoglucosamine mutase — translation MGRLFGTDGVRGVANADLTAEMALGLSVAAAHVLAEAGTFEGHRPTAVVGRDPRASGEFLEAAVVAGLASAGVDVLRVGVLPTPAVAHLTGALGADLGVMLSASHNAMPDNGIKFFARGGHKLADELEDRIESVYEEHRTGAPWDRPTGAGVGRVRDHEEGLDTYVAHLVDALPNRLDGLRIVLDEAHGAAAKVSPEAFTRAGAEVVTIGAEPDGLNINDGCGSTHLDLLKAAVVEHGADLGIAHDGDADRCLAVDHTGAEVDGDQILAVLALAMRERSALRSDTVVATVMSNLGFKLAMEREGIRLVQTAVGDRYVLEEMKEKDYALGGEQSGHVIVLDHATTGDGTLTGLLLAARVARTGRPLRELASVMERLPQVLINVPDVDRSRVKTSGELAAAVTEAERELGETGRVLLRPSGTEPLVRVMVEAADIDQARSVAGRLADAVKSALG, via the coding sequence GTGGGACGACTCTTCGGCACGGACGGCGTGCGCGGTGTCGCCAACGCGGACCTGACGGCGGAGATGGCGCTCGGCCTGTCCGTCGCCGCCGCGCACGTACTGGCCGAGGCGGGCACGTTCGAAGGACACCGGCCCACCGCCGTGGTCGGACGTGACCCGCGTGCGTCCGGGGAGTTCCTGGAGGCCGCCGTGGTGGCCGGGCTCGCCAGCGCGGGCGTGGACGTCCTGCGGGTCGGCGTGCTGCCGACGCCCGCGGTGGCGCACCTCACCGGCGCGCTCGGCGCCGACCTCGGCGTCATGCTCTCCGCCAGCCACAACGCCATGCCGGACAACGGCATCAAGTTCTTCGCCCGCGGCGGGCACAAGCTCGCCGACGAGCTGGAGGACCGGATCGAGTCCGTGTACGAGGAGCACCGCACCGGCGCCCCCTGGGACCGCCCGACCGGCGCCGGCGTCGGCCGCGTGCGCGACCACGAAGAGGGCCTGGACACCTACGTCGCCCATCTCGTCGACGCCCTGCCGAACCGGCTGGACGGTCTGCGGATCGTCCTCGACGAGGCGCACGGCGCCGCCGCCAAGGTCTCGCCGGAGGCGTTCACCCGGGCCGGGGCCGAGGTCGTCACCATCGGCGCCGAGCCGGACGGGCTCAACATCAACGACGGCTGCGGCTCGACCCACCTGGACCTGCTGAAGGCCGCGGTCGTCGAGCACGGGGCCGACCTGGGCATCGCGCACGACGGCGACGCGGACCGCTGCCTGGCCGTGGACCACACCGGTGCGGAGGTCGACGGCGACCAGATCCTCGCCGTGCTCGCGCTGGCGATGCGGGAGCGTTCCGCACTGCGCTCCGACACCGTCGTCGCGACCGTGATGTCCAACCTCGGTTTCAAGCTCGCCATGGAGCGCGAGGGCATCCGGCTCGTGCAGACCGCGGTCGGCGACCGGTACGTCCTGGAGGAGATGAAGGAGAAGGACTACGCCCTCGGCGGCGAGCAGTCCGGCCACGTCATCGTCCTCGACCACGCGACGACCGGCGACGGCACGCTCACCGGCCTGCTGCTCGCGGCACGGGTCGCCCGGACCGGGCGTCCGCTGCGGGAGCTGGCGTCGGTGATGGAGCGCCTCCCGCAGGTCCTCATCAACGTCCCCGACGTGGACAGGTCCCGCGTGAAGACCTCCGGGGAACTCGCGGCGGCCGTCACCGAGGCCGAGCGGGAACTGGGCGAGACCGGCCGCGTCCTCCTCCGCCCCTCCGGCACCGAACCGCTGGTCCGCGTCATGGTCGAGGCCGCCGACATCGACCAGGCCCGCTCGGTGGCGGGCCGGCTGGCGGACGCGGTGAAGTCGGCGCTGGGGTAG
- a CDS encoding glycosyltransferase family 87 protein — MTTGKSDISGWLVRPAGGHLWAGLAALLGALTVHTVLVTSGGGMDNAIVVDAARTWLAGGSPYDDPHFLYFPSAVVAAVPQALLPRSVLDILVPPAVTLALALGWACALRLHRVPLGSRLAALGLLGLAAGFAPFGQLVRLGNWTVTAVLALPLCLLLASRGRWVAAGLVVGVAVALKPLLAPMALLFCFARRWRALAVLVAVPSAASAGAALLLPDPTGFFTRTLPFLLHGDDAFVRLYEASPAAVLPRLGVPGAPAALLGLLAAAAGVVCAYRRWHGPGPVPQRLAETAAGLMLAAFLVSRPSYNHYLLVVLPLLLAGLPHAGAVARRPWFWLALVPQLPGVAWPWLEPARRRAFRDAFTLCALAVTVAHHCVRGTRGTRGAGEPEGTPGRARAAVESA, encoded by the coding sequence ATGACGACGGGCAAAAGCGACATCTCCGGGTGGTTGGTGCGACCCGCGGGCGGGCACCTGTGGGCCGGACTCGCGGCCCTGCTGGGGGCGCTGACGGTCCATACGGTGCTGGTGACCTCGGGCGGAGGCATGGACAACGCGATCGTCGTGGACGCCGCGCGGACCTGGCTGGCCGGCGGTTCGCCGTATGACGATCCGCACTTCCTCTATTTCCCGAGCGCGGTCGTGGCCGCCGTACCGCAGGCGCTGCTGCCGCGCTCCGTGCTCGACATCCTGGTGCCGCCCGCGGTGACGCTCGCCCTCGCGCTCGGCTGGGCCTGCGCCCTGCGGCTGCACCGGGTGCCGCTGGGCAGCCGGCTCGCCGCGCTCGGGCTGCTGGGCCTGGCGGCCGGCTTCGCGCCGTTCGGGCAGCTGGTGCGGCTGGGCAACTGGACGGTGACGGCCGTGCTGGCGCTGCCGCTGTGCCTGCTGCTGGCGAGCCGGGGCCGGTGGGTGGCGGCGGGCCTGGTCGTGGGGGTGGCCGTCGCGCTCAAGCCGCTGCTCGCGCCGATGGCGCTGCTGTTCTGTTTCGCGCGCCGCTGGCGGGCGCTGGCCGTGCTGGTCGCGGTGCCGTCGGCGGCCTCGGCCGGGGCGGCGCTGCTGCTGCCCGACCCGACGGGGTTCTTCACCCGCACCCTGCCCTTCCTGCTGCACGGCGACGACGCCTTCGTACGGCTCTACGAGGCGTCCCCGGCGGCGGTGCTGCCCCGGCTGGGCGTGCCCGGGGCCCCGGCCGCGCTGCTCGGCCTGCTCGCGGCGGCCGCGGGAGTGGTGTGCGCGTACCGGCGGTGGCACGGACCCGGGCCGGTGCCGCAGCGGCTGGCGGAGACCGCCGCGGGGCTGATGCTGGCGGCGTTCCTGGTCTCGCGGCCCTCCTACAACCACTACCTCCTCGTCGTCCTGCCGCTGCTGCTCGCCGGTCTGCCGCACGCCGGGGCGGTGGCCCGGCGGCCCTGGTTCTGGCTCGCCCTGGTGCCGCAGTTGCCGGGGGTGGCCTGGCCGTGGCTGGAGCCGGCGCGGCGCCGCGCCTTCCGGGACGCGTTCACGCTGTGTGCGCTGGCCGTGACGGTCGCGCACCACTGCGTCCGGGGGACGCGGGGGACGCGAGGGGCCGGGGAGCCGGAGGGAACGCCCGGGAGGGCGCGCGCGGCCGTAGAATCGGCGTAG
- the rplM gene encoding 50S ribosomal protein L13, with product MRTYSPKPGDVTRQWHVIDAQDVVLGRLASTAASILRGKHKPIYAPHVDTGDFVIIINADKVHLSGNKRTQKMAYRHSGYPGGLRSVRYDELLAKNPEKAIEKAVKGMLPKNTLGRQMLSKLKVYSGDQHPHAAQQPVPFEITQVAQ from the coding sequence GTGCGTACGTACAGCCCCAAGCCCGGCGATGTGACGCGCCAGTGGCACGTCATCGACGCTCAGGACGTCGTCCTGGGCCGTCTGGCCTCCACTGCGGCCTCCATCCTGCGCGGCAAGCACAAGCCGATCTACGCGCCCCACGTCGACACCGGTGACTTCGTCATCATCATCAACGCCGACAAGGTGCACCTCTCCGGCAACAAGCGGACCCAGAAGATGGCGTACCGCCACTCGGGTTACCCGGGTGGTCTGCGCTCCGTCCGCTACGACGAGCTGCTGGCGAAGAACCCCGAGAAGGCCATCGAGAAGGCCGTCAAGGGCATGCTCCCCAAGAACACCCTGGGCCGTCAGATGCTCTCGAAGCTGAAGGTCTACTCGGGCGACCAGCACCCGCACGCTGCCCAGCAGCCGGTGCCGTTCGAGATCACCCAGGTCGCGCAGTAA
- the rpsI gene encoding 30S ribosomal protein S9: protein MAETTAEQPLEELDIDSYTTESEVPVEGEYTSESMASRFGEPQPAAGLGRRKNAIARVRIVPGSGKWKINGRTLEDYFPNKVHQQEVNEPFKVLELEGRYDVIARIAGGGVSGQAGALRLGVARALNEADVDNNRGPLKKAGFLKRDDRAVERKKAGLKKARKAPQYSKR from the coding sequence GTGGCCGAGACCACTGCCGAGCAGCCGCTCGAAGAGCTTGACATCGACAGCTACACCACCGAGTCCGAGGTCCCCGTCGAGGGTGAGTACACCTCGGAGTCCATGGCCTCCCGCTTCGGCGAGCCCCAGCCGGCCGCCGGCCTGGGCCGTCGCAAGAACGCCATCGCCCGCGTCCGGATCGTTCCGGGCTCCGGCAAGTGGAAGATCAACGGTCGCACCCTCGAGGACTACTTCCCGAACAAGGTGCACCAGCAGGAAGTCAACGAGCCCTTCAAGGTGCTCGAGCTCGAGGGCCGTTACGACGTCATCGCCCGCATCGCGGGTGGCGGTGTCTCCGGTCAGGCCGGTGCGCTCCGTCTCGGTGTCGCCCGTGCGCTGAACGAGGCGGACGTCGACAACAACCGCGGCCCGCTGAAGAAGGCCGGCTTCCTCAAGCGCGACGACCGTGCGGTCGAGCGCAAGAAGGCCGGTCTGAAGAAGGCCCGCAAGGCCCCGCAGTACAGCAAGCGCTAA
- a CDS encoding poly-gamma-glutamate biosynthesis protein PgsC/CapC: MTTAALTPEMAALGIAIGLFFSLLCYLTTNLSPGGMITPGWIALTLIEDLQRAAMMVGVTALTYAGTRIMQRLVILYGKRLFAAVVLLGVLLQATVMIVLSIEFPLLYGNQTLGFIVPGLVAYQMVRQPKGATLLATGTVSLMAYIVVAAGLLLGVMPTV; encoded by the coding sequence TTGACCACCGCCGCACTGACCCCCGAGATGGCCGCCCTGGGCATCGCCATAGGCCTGTTCTTCTCGCTGCTGTGCTACCTCACCACCAACCTGTCGCCCGGCGGCATGATCACCCCGGGCTGGATCGCGCTGACCCTCATCGAGGACCTCCAGCGCGCGGCCATGATGGTGGGCGTCACCGCGCTGACCTACGCGGGCACCAGGATCATGCAGCGGCTGGTGATCCTCTACGGCAAGCGGCTGTTCGCCGCGGTGGTGCTGCTGGGCGTGCTGCTCCAGGCCACGGTGATGATCGTGCTCTCGATCGAGTTCCCGCTGCTGTACGGCAACCAGACCCTCGGCTTCATCGTGCCCGGCCTGGTCGCCTACCAGATGGTGCGCCAGCCCAAGGGCGCCACCCTGCTGGCCACGGGCACCGTCTCCCTCATGGCCTACATCGTCGTCGCCGCCGGCCTGCTGCTCGGCGTCATGCCCACCGTCTGA
- a CDS encoding ricin-type beta-trefoil lectin domain protein, whose product MSDVLRLGGPAMTAVARDGLNQPPDKLRELANRDYWEDTPLATAYTKDRDAASQELDALNSRRDAWAVPLDGLETPGGFTVTGFHWPPGSPGDDEEDFYSQTGLTQWVADRFWKSEDDFYEDPTPLADEQTVKAVTDLGTPLYSEKPYDPSLPTDERERQYYEERAFADLTDGFPPASADDARLFLSYGGFPRTAPQPGTAEYRIAVEDLKARFASCAWRDPIDPSEVLGGIAGTAATEWQEEVAAQAGQRDLILDASDDATKALAAGAKSLGEMLGNSWVADHLVQWQDYWSAGGMGWIGDSHVTIEVPGAKGSCLDVAGGKTANGTPVQIYTCNDGASQQWTLEGSENDLHLRNVGSQKCLDVAGNASANGTKIQISDCYKSKGQSWKGDVRATAPLKSVTTGKCLDLSAFTKSTDARLWDCKDAGSQKFLIKPSGHQGTDSLSYPDKAQFDKAKKGVAAAQAKAARELALLKARAAAVQKAVATTDAAEKAAYAIADERGAPRGRGLLVGQQKAQVTKGAAAALQAMVKAGETAEAATRASAGDSATIAQRALAQAAQSKAEFRREAAHAAELQAKASADAAKLHRDNAKKDKETAEAKLTEALKAEGEAKTAAAEARAERLAAEAEEKTAEAEKKKAAAKQAEAAEHRKTAETEATKAKDAKDKAEAAEGTASDKRDAAVKARDKARDLRDDAWDAEQKADAARAKADAKEAYAQAHESDSNAQEARAAADAAAGHADDAEAAATKARTAADAATQAAADADAAATRAEAAAKRARAHADGAQAAKLKADAAVRTATSAAADAIQAAKHAASEAKAAVELADEAEKEAKTARTHANEASKEAAKALVASAKAAGFAHVTAQAAADAGNAAAQVAKPANDAIQLGSPYVDTDSAAGLVVLTGQASKSIAEQQKAVAEAHAKNAQAEASAAKNLADQAKGDAKQAYVHAANAAGHAADARTYAKEALGYAADAATAASKAAASLARTVEYDRQATEDAEAADKAAGRAESHAADARDSADEAALDAEAARTAASEAEEAARDARAAANRADVAATEAEEAAKDALKYAEEAQEAAESAERKQANQQVSSGAGTGIGGVFYVADEDTVKVTDAQQKNDCVIEIGFEGCTVTFAVTFEVKVDFYLCTNPDVPATATGCPAGDTLYLGTQPFDGLKKDVTQYFSKLDLIKQTVVYQILKAALVQDFVDCWHGSVGGCAWAASNFIPGKAFAKIGDALHALNAAMHTGVGVTDALKALKALDGIDPATVAKIEGAVNAYEDVITACRVNSFPGATRVLMADGSRKAIRDVRVGDLLLAGDPLTGRSDVQPVTDTFRHPTTRLIDIALTDGALTSTAGHRFWVEGKGWTLVSDLRTGDRLRTPDDTLHAVTGLRDRSGLASREVFDLTVDALHTFYVTTEGTRPQDVLVHNCTDIVGDEGIEGAHTLRDHVNKTDAQMREKALASTRGIATRWLDEATAARAVDKAMREWIAQPRNAAKLETWRNKQAQRIGKGIGFDPRKDLLTFTWTLGDEGSLGFKWVRSGDDAAKSAAGNTVSISLKYVGKQHKPSKYVVYTAYLEG is encoded by the coding sequence ATGTCGGACGTGCTGCGGCTGGGCGGGCCGGCCATGACCGCCGTCGCGCGGGACGGCCTCAACCAGCCGCCGGACAAGCTGCGTGAGCTGGCCAACCGCGACTACTGGGAGGACACGCCCCTCGCCACCGCGTACACCAAGGACCGGGACGCCGCTTCCCAGGAGCTGGACGCGCTCAACAGCCGCCGGGACGCCTGGGCAGTGCCCCTCGACGGGCTGGAGACGCCCGGCGGCTTCACCGTCACCGGGTTCCACTGGCCGCCCGGATCGCCCGGTGACGACGAGGAGGACTTCTACTCCCAGACCGGCCTGACCCAGTGGGTCGCCGACCGGTTCTGGAAGAGCGAGGACGACTTCTACGAGGACCCCACCCCCCTGGCCGACGAACAGACCGTCAAGGCCGTCACCGACCTCGGTACTCCGCTTTACAGCGAGAAGCCCTACGACCCGTCCCTGCCCACTGACGAGCGGGAACGGCAGTACTACGAAGAGCGGGCGTTCGCGGACCTGACGGACGGATTCCCTCCCGCGAGCGCGGACGACGCCCGTCTCTTCCTGTCCTACGGTGGTTTTCCCCGTACCGCTCCCCAGCCGGGCACGGCGGAGTACCGCATCGCGGTGGAGGACCTGAAGGCCCGGTTCGCGTCCTGCGCCTGGCGGGACCCGATCGACCCCAGCGAGGTGCTGGGCGGGATCGCCGGCACCGCCGCCACCGAGTGGCAGGAGGAGGTCGCCGCCCAGGCCGGACAGCGCGACCTGATCCTCGACGCCAGCGATGACGCCACCAAGGCGCTCGCCGCCGGCGCGAAGTCGCTCGGGGAGATGCTCGGCAACTCGTGGGTCGCCGACCACCTCGTCCAGTGGCAGGACTACTGGTCCGCCGGCGGGATGGGCTGGATCGGTGACAGCCACGTGACGATCGAGGTGCCCGGCGCGAAGGGCAGCTGCCTGGACGTCGCCGGCGGCAAGACCGCCAACGGCACGCCTGTGCAGATCTACACCTGCAATGACGGCGCGTCCCAGCAGTGGACGCTCGAAGGCAGCGAGAACGACCTCCACCTCCGCAACGTCGGCTCGCAGAAATGCCTGGACGTGGCCGGGAACGCCTCGGCGAACGGCACGAAGATCCAGATCTCGGACTGCTACAAGTCCAAGGGCCAGTCGTGGAAGGGCGACGTCCGTGCCACCGCGCCCCTGAAGAGCGTGACCACCGGCAAGTGCCTGGACCTGAGCGCGTTCACCAAGAGCACGGACGCGCGGCTGTGGGACTGCAAGGACGCCGGTTCGCAGAAGTTCCTGATCAAGCCGTCCGGCCACCAGGGCACCGACAGCCTGTCCTACCCGGACAAGGCGCAGTTCGACAAGGCGAAGAAGGGCGTCGCCGCCGCGCAGGCGAAGGCAGCGAGGGAACTCGCCCTCCTCAAGGCGCGGGCCGCCGCGGTCCAGAAGGCCGTGGCCACCACCGACGCCGCCGAGAAGGCCGCCTACGCCATCGCCGACGAGCGCGGCGCGCCGCGTGGCCGCGGGCTGCTGGTCGGTCAGCAGAAGGCGCAGGTCACCAAGGGCGCCGCGGCGGCGCTGCAGGCGATGGTGAAGGCCGGCGAGACGGCCGAGGCCGCCACCCGCGCGTCCGCCGGCGACAGCGCGACCATCGCCCAGCGGGCGCTGGCGCAGGCCGCCCAGTCCAAGGCGGAGTTCCGCAGGGAGGCCGCCCACGCCGCCGAACTGCAGGCGAAGGCCTCCGCCGACGCGGCCAAGCTGCACCGGGACAACGCCAAGAAGGACAAGGAGACCGCCGAGGCCAAGCTCACCGAGGCCCTGAAGGCCGAGGGCGAGGCCAAGACGGCCGCCGCCGAGGCCCGCGCCGAGCGCCTGGCCGCCGAGGCCGAGGAGAAGACGGCCGAGGCGGAGAAGAAGAAGGCCGCCGCCAAGCAGGCCGAGGCGGCCGAGCACCGGAAGACCGCCGAGACCGAGGCGACGAAGGCCAAGGACGCCAAGGACAAGGCCGAAGCGGCCGAGGGTACGGCGTCCGACAAGCGCGATGCTGCGGTCAAGGCCCGGGACAAGGCCCGCGACCTGCGGGACGACGCCTGGGACGCCGAGCAGAAGGCCGACGCCGCACGCGCCAAGGCCGACGCGAAGGAGGCGTACGCCCAGGCGCACGAGTCCGACAGCAACGCCCAGGAGGCGAGGGCCGCGGCCGACGCGGCCGCCGGGCACGCCGACGACGCCGAGGCCGCCGCGACGAAGGCCCGCACCGCGGCCGACGCCGCGACGCAGGCGGCCGCCGACGCGGACGCCGCCGCGACCCGCGCCGAGGCCGCCGCCAAGAGGGCCCGCGCGCACGCGGACGGCGCCCAGGCAGCGAAGCTGAAGGCCGACGCCGCGGTGAGGACCGCGACCAGTGCCGCGGCGGACGCCATCCAGGCGGCGAAGCACGCCGCGTCCGAGGCGAAGGCCGCCGTCGAACTGGCCGACGAGGCGGAGAAGGAGGCCAAGACCGCCAGGACCCACGCGAACGAGGCGAGCAAGGAGGCCGCCAAGGCCCTCGTCGCGTCGGCGAAGGCGGCGGGTTTCGCCCACGTCACCGCCCAGGCCGCGGCCGACGCCGGCAACGCCGCCGCCCAGGTCGCCAAGCCCGCCAACGACGCGATCCAGCTCGGCTCCCCCTACGTCGACACCGACTCGGCCGCCGGCCTCGTCGTGCTGACCGGGCAGGCGTCGAAGTCGATCGCCGAGCAGCAGAAGGCCGTCGCCGAGGCCCACGCCAAGAACGCGCAGGCCGAGGCCTCCGCCGCGAAGAACCTCGCCGACCAGGCGAAGGGCGACGCGAAGCAGGCCTACGTCCACGCCGCGAACGCCGCAGGTCACGCCGCCGACGCCCGCACCTACGCCAAGGAGGCCCTCGGCTACGCCGCCGACGCCGCCACCGCCGCGTCCAAGGCCGCCGCCTCACTGGCCCGCACGGTCGAGTACGACCGCCAGGCCACCGAGGACGCGGAGGCCGCCGACAAGGCGGCGGGCCGCGCCGAGAGCCACGCCGCCGACGCCCGCGACTCCGCCGACGAGGCCGCCCTCGACGCGGAAGCCGCCCGCACGGCCGCCTCGGAGGCCGAGGAGGCCGCCAGGGACGCCAGGGCGGCGGCCAACCGCGCGGACGTGGCCGCCACCGAGGCGGAGGAGGCCGCGAAGGACGCCCTGAAGTACGCGGAGGAGGCCCAGGAGGCGGCGGAGTCCGCCGAACGCAAGCAGGCCAACCAGCAGGTCTCGTCGGGCGCCGGCACGGGCATCGGCGGCGTCTTCTACGTGGCCGACGAGGACACCGTCAAGGTCACCGACGCCCAGCAGAAGAACGACTGCGTCATCGAGATCGGCTTCGAGGGCTGCACGGTCACGTTCGCGGTGACCTTCGAGGTGAAGGTCGACTTCTACCTCTGCACCAACCCGGACGTGCCCGCCACGGCCACCGGCTGTCCGGCCGGGGACACGCTGTACCTCGGCACCCAGCCGTTCGACGGGCTGAAGAAGGACGTCACCCAGTACTTCAGCAAGCTCGACCTGATCAAGCAGACCGTCGTCTACCAGATCCTGAAGGCCGCCCTGGTCCAGGACTTCGTGGACTGCTGGCACGGCAGCGTCGGCGGCTGCGCCTGGGCGGCGAGCAACTTCATCCCGGGCAAGGCGTTCGCGAAGATCGGCGACGCGCTCCACGCGCTCAACGCCGCAATGCACACGGGCGTCGGCGTCACCGACGCCCTCAAGGCGCTGAAGGCCTTGGACGGCATCGACCCCGCGACCGTCGCCAAGATCGAGGGGGCGGTCAACGCCTACGAGGATGTGATCACCGCCTGCCGGGTCAACAGTTTCCCGGGCGCCACCCGGGTGCTGATGGCGGACGGCTCCCGTAAGGCGATCCGGGACGTACGGGTGGGTGACCTGCTGCTCGCCGGCGACCCGCTGACCGGGCGGTCGGACGTACAGCCGGTGACCGACACCTTCCGGCATCCGACGACGCGTCTGATCGACATCGCCCTCACGGACGGGGCCCTCACCAGCACCGCCGGCCACCGGTTCTGGGTGGAGGGCAAGGGCTGGACCCTGGTCTCCGACCTCCGGACGGGCGACCGGCTCCGCACCCCGGACGACACCCTTCACGCGGTGACGGGCCTCAGGGACCGCAGCGGGCTGGCGTCACGCGAGGTCTTCGACCTGACGGTCGACGCGCTGCACACCTTCTACGTCACCACCGAAGGCACCCGGCCGCAGGACGTCCTCGTCCACAACTGCACCGACATCGTCGGTGACGAGGGCATCGAGGGCGCCCACACCCTGAGGGACCACGTGAACAAGACCGACGCGCAGATGAGGGAGAAGGCGCTGGCCTCGACCCGGGGCATCGCGACGCGGTGGCTCGACGAGGCCACCGCCGCACGCGCCGTCGACAAGGCCATGAGGGAGTGGATCGCACAGCCGCGCAACGCCGCCAAACTGGAGACCTGGAGGAACAAGCAGGCCCAGCGCATCGGGAAGGGAATCGGTTTCGACCCGCGGAAGGATCTGCTCACGTTCACCTGGACGCTCGGTGATGAGGGATCCTTGGGCTTCAAGTGGGTGAGGAGCGGCGACGACGCGGCCAAGTCCGCCGCCGGCAACACGGTGTCGATCAGCCTGAAGTACGTGGGCAAGCAGCACAAACCGTCCAAGTACGTGGTCTACACCGCCTACCTGGAAGGCTGA